In one Diabrotica virgifera virgifera chromosome 7, PGI_DIABVI_V3a genomic region, the following are encoded:
- the LOC114339888 gene encoding uncharacterized protein LOC114339888, with protein sequence MLKFVVALVLSAYLVNAGPSLTQTDATVKEILAKCSTETNLPYPQFLTNLKNGQHDSSTKIFIHCFYKSLNIIDDNNTINMDIASKFIRREYGERAEFIIENCLKTKQNAIETSIAVRLCIGDAVNVYRS encoded by the exons ATGCTTAAATTTGTTGTGGCACTAGTTTTATCGGCATATTTAGTTAATGCTGGA CCTTCTTTGACACAGACAGATGCTACTGTTAAGGAGATACTAGCAAAATGCAGTACAGAAACTAATTTGCCATACCCCCAATTCTTAACCAACCTTAAAAATGGACAACACGATTCGAGTACAAAAATATTCATTCACTGCTTCTATAAAAGTCTCAATATAATCGATGACAATAACACTATAAATATGGATATAGCTTCAAAGTTTATACGTCGGGAATATGGTGAGAGAGCTGAATTTATTATTGAGAATTGTCTAAAAACCAAGCAGAATGCTATTGAGACTTCTATCGCTGTGAGGCTCTGTATTGGAGATGCTGTAAATGTATATAGATCgtaa